Proteins from a single region of Companilactobacillus farciminis KCTC 3681 = DSM 20184:
- a CDS encoding Mur ligase family protein produces MSLKISKAIEILKKHDLLVSSSVSDDNLEVTNISYNSKEDQTNGIFFCKGNNFKAEYLDQAIKNGAKIYVSEKEYSKDIDRLIVKSASKALALLSSEYFGNPQNDLFIVAFTGTKGKTTTSYFTYDILKNAYPKQVGLFSTVDRIVGPDPKDEFKSDLTTPESLDLFHDMRTCVDNGIKYLVMEVSSQAYKKNRVYGLKFDIGGFLNITPDHIGPNEHPTYADYLNCKKQLMINSKVNIINRQTNDYDTVYAAAKQTSDDKDIYRFAKNEVGDTDFSIRNKESNLNDSVFTYTAESDKAEDLQEHGEYTYQLGLVGDFNELNAGAAITAAKIIGVDNEVIAIV; encoded by the coding sequence ATGAGTTTGAAAATAAGTAAAGCTATAGAGATTTTGAAGAAACATGATTTACTGGTTTCTAGTTCAGTTAGTGACGATAACCTTGAGGTAACTAATATTAGTTACAATTCTAAAGAAGACCAAACTAATGGGATCTTCTTCTGCAAGGGAAATAATTTCAAGGCTGAATACTTAGATCAAGCCATTAAAAATGGTGCCAAAATTTATGTTTCAGAAAAAGAGTACAGCAAGGATATTGATCGTCTAATCGTAAAGAGTGCTTCAAAGGCTTTGGCTCTTTTGAGTTCAGAGTACTTTGGCAATCCTCAAAATGATCTCTTTATCGTTGCCTTCACAGGAACTAAAGGTAAGACAACAACATCATACTTTACATATGATATTTTGAAGAATGCTTATCCTAAGCAAGTTGGTCTATTCTCAACCGTTGACCGTATCGTGGGACCAGATCCAAAAGATGAATTCAAGTCAGATTTAACGACACCAGAATCATTGGATCTTTTCCATGACATGAGAACTTGTGTTGACAACGGTATTAAATACCTGGTTATGGAAGTATCGTCTCAAGCATATAAGAAGAATCGAGTTTATGGATTGAAATTCGATATCGGTGGATTTTTGAATATCACTCCCGACCATATCGGACCTAATGAACATCCAACTTACGCTGATTATTTGAATTGCAAGAAGCAATTGATGATCAACTCCAAGGTAAATATTATTAATCGTCAAACAAACGACTACGATACAGTTTATGCGGCTGCTAAACAAACTAGTGACGACAAAGATATTTATCGCTTTGCTAAAAATGAAGTTGGCGACACTGACTTCAGTATTCGCAACAAAGAGTCCAATTTGAATGATTCAGTTTTCACTTATACTGCCGAAAGCGACAAAGCTGAAGACTTGCAAGAACATGGTGAATATACTTATCAACTAGGACTTGTTGGTGATTTCAACGAATTGAATGCAGGAGCTGCTATTACGGCTGCAAAAATTATTGGCGTTGACAATGAGGTGATCGCGATAGTCTAA
- a CDS encoding sensor histidine kinase: protein MISNVSHDIRTPLTSVIGYLGLIEGKNFNDLNQILKYTHIAYKKSLEMQNLVNSLFEFANVQHATSRLKMTKFDMAQMLDQLSADFELEANKRGMEIIVNSTPDKIMMQGDTEKLGRVFNNLIMNALKYGKGATHIWLNAEQKDQEVVVTVANNGQPIPKDSLKHVFDRFYRVEDSRSKKTGGTGLGLAIAQSMVQLHGGTIAVTSDKEKTSFISHFPISKSKD from the coding sequence TTGATCAGTAACGTCAGCCACGACATTAGAACGCCTTTGACTTCAGTGATCGGTTATTTGGGTTTGATTGAAGGGAAAAACTTCAATGACCTGAATCAAATTCTCAAATATACGCATATTGCTTACAAGAAGTCATTAGAGATGCAAAACTTAGTCAATTCTCTGTTTGAATTTGCGAATGTTCAGCATGCGACAAGTCGTTTGAAGATGACAAAATTCGACATGGCTCAAATGCTAGATCAGTTGTCAGCTGACTTTGAATTAGAGGCTAACAAACGAGGAATGGAAATCATCGTCAATTCCACGCCGGACAAGATCATGATGCAAGGCGATACTGAGAAATTAGGACGAGTCTTTAATAACTTGATCATGAACGCTTTGAAGTACGGTAAAGGTGCGACCCATATTTGGCTAAACGCTGAACAAAAAGATCAAGAGGTGGTTGTGACGGTTGCCAATAACGGTCAGCCAATCCCAAAAGATTCTTTGAAGCACGTCTTTGACCGTTTTTATCGAGTGGAAGATTCTCGTTCCAAGAAAACTGGTGGAACAGGACTTGGTCTAGCGATTGCTCAAAGTATGGTTCAACTACACGGTGGTACGATTGCTGTTACTTCCGATAAAGAAAAGACATCATTTATTAGTCATTTTCCAATTTCGAAATCGAAAGATTGA
- a CDS encoding D-alanyl-D-alanine carboxypeptidase family protein, producing MKGFAKKFMLVMSVFILTLPIFTSEVAAATFTQPELELNASAGMIFDENSGQIVYSKNPDEKLAIGSITKIVTLYLVTKAIKDGKISESDLVTPTQEQADMTQDNELTNVRLDADKSYSVKDLYNAAWIVSSNSAAMMLAGKVAGTQAKFVKMMRKTVKDWGIKDAELYNASGLNNSDLKTDMYIGPTDGENKLSANDIGVIVKHVLDQYPEILQTTSQTKLSFPIDNEIKTYDTLNFLLKGQRDYQEGYEFDGLKTGTTEQAGESFVGTYHWIILDW from the coding sequence ATGAAAGGTTTCGCAAAGAAATTCATGTTGGTAATGTCAGTTTTCATTTTGACGTTGCCAATTTTTACATCAGAGGTTGCTGCTGCAACATTTACTCAGCCAGAGCTTGAATTGAATGCTAGTGCAGGGATGATTTTTGATGAGAACAGTGGACAAATCGTCTATTCCAAAAATCCAGATGAGAAATTGGCTATAGGTTCAATTACTAAAATTGTTACGTTGTATTTAGTAACCAAAGCTATCAAGGACGGCAAGATCTCTGAATCGGACTTGGTAACACCAACACAGGAACAAGCTGATATGACGCAGGACAACGAATTAACTAACGTTCGTTTGGATGCCGATAAATCTTATTCGGTCAAAGATCTCTACAATGCTGCTTGGATCGTATCTTCCAATTCGGCTGCGATGATGTTGGCTGGAAAAGTGGCCGGAACACAAGCTAAGTTTGTCAAAATGATGCGCAAAACAGTCAAAGATTGGGGTATCAAGGATGCTGAATTATACAACGCTTCTGGTTTGAATAATTCTGACTTGAAAACCGATATGTACATTGGACCAACTGATGGTGAAAACAAGCTTTCAGCCAATGATATCGGCGTTATTGTCAAGCACGTTTTAGATCAATATCCAGAAATACTTCAGACAACTTCACAAACGAAATTGTCATTCCCAATCGATAATGAGATCAAGACTTATGACACTTTGAATTTCTTATTGAAAGGCCAACGCGACTATCAGGAAGGCTATGAATTCGACGGTCTAAAGACTGGTACGACTGAACAAGCCGGGGAATCCTTTGTCGGAACTTACCATTGGATAATACTAGATTGGTGA